The Melanotaenia boesemani isolate fMelBoe1 chromosome 3, fMelBoe1.pri, whole genome shotgun sequence genome contains the following window.
GGGGCAGTTATACTATACTGCTTTATGTACGTACCAATGCAGGTGTTACTGTTGCCTCTGACCCAGGTCGTCATTACAAAtgaaaactggttttcaatTAACATTGTCTGGTTAAAGAAAGGcgaaatgtaataataataataataataataataataataataataataataataataataataataataataataataataaattaattaattaattaattaattaattaattaattaattaattaattaattaattaattaatagacCAGATTCATTCATCAGGAGGTAGAAAAATAACAGCAACTTTTGGCTCTGTTGCCTAGTGATTGCTAAAGTCTCCATACTCTTTTaattttaactgtaaaataacagaaaaaaggacAGGAATTGAAATATGATGAGCACACTAGTTTTGATCTTTGGTCTGATTTTATGTTCTGTTCAGCTAAAGGAGCTTGTGGCTTGTAGCTACAAAGCTGGATGTACAAGGCTGCATAGTTGTCATCAGTGCCAAACTATCATGAGCCTTATTTTAAATATCAAGTTATGTATGTTTAATTCTGCTGCAGAATGTGGTTATAGTGGACGTAACATAGAAGAAATAGCTAGTTGCATTTGCACTGTTGCAAGTTAACAGGTATTGCGCTACTCCAAAGCTCTTGTAGTTACCAGCTACCACAGATCATTTTGGCTCATCTGCCAGTTAATGTAATAACATGGTGAACTGTAACACTGGTCACAataacacaactttatgtgtacAGTGCAAGGTGCCTTATTTTCatataaacattattattattgtttcattAATACTGTAGTTTTTTTCATACATGGGTTCTGCcttaaaaaactatttattccTCTttggtaacacacacacaccaaacagagACAACTCCAAACCAGCAAACCAGCTGAGGAAAGATATAGCTACAATATAAGCTGTATCCACATTCTCAATACAtattgtggctttttttttttttttttactgttgctgCTGAAGGCTAATTCTTTGTGGAAGAGATGatggaaattattattattattattattattattattattattattattattattattattattattatttaattagaaCACTTTATCCACAACAGTTGTGTTTTGCACCTTAGGGCCACTGTAGCGTCAGCCAAAGAAATACCTGACAGTGGGAGGCCACACACAGCCATCTCTCCCGTTTTGCCGGGTGAGGCATCAATTATTCACCCTGCTGTAAATGTGGGACAGAGGAGGTCAGGTGAAATTCCCATCCCCCATGGTATGGTTGATGTTGATTTGCCAGAGGGTTCAtgatcttcatcatcatcattaacatCGTTGCCATGATTGTCATACTAATAACAATGACATGTCAATGTTGCTGACATGGATTCAGTGATAGTTGCTGATTCATACAGAGACACTTGTGTGGAGAATAGCTAATACACAACAAAGTCATAcaacactcatgcacacacggacacacacaaactcacatacacagaaacaaatatacTCAGTAGGCCGTTGGGACATTTCAACAGGGATAAGTCTGCATGATGAAATAGAGTGTGCTGATACAGTATAGATGAACCTGCTCAGCACAATACCCcgtgtttccatggcaacagcatAAGGCCCTTCAACAAGTCAGAAGGGTCAGAAGACAGACTTCTGATAGTAGATACTTTCTGAATGTGAACTTTGttcctttctcttctctctttccttctcAATCAGTGCCACAGTGTTGGACCTTTCAGCTGCATGATGAACAATgagattaaaaactgtgtttttcttttacaggaaaCTTGAGAATAAAGGTTAATATGACTGAATCCTTCTGTTTCCGGAGAGGAGTGAATTAGTAGTCCAGGCCAGCAGGCAGGAGCAGAGGACGCTGGTTGTGTGGCTGCTGTAGTTCAGTCTCTGGTATGGTGTGAGATAACTGCCCCACCTGCTGCAATGAACCTGcttctgtgtttatgttttgtgcTTCTGGATCTAACAACAGTCCACAGTGAGTAGCTTATTTTGTGTAttgcttttctgtgtttttgcttAAACCACTGTATTTTCTAATTAGAAAGGACaagatattttaaagaaatactcTTACATAGCAGAAAACATGCATAATGAAAGAGGAGTAAAAAAATAGCCAAGCAAAGTCCCCATACTCAGCTCAGATTACATCAGatatattgtttgtttattacacaataagaaaaaaagaaaagaaactttttggtacttttttgttttcagaaaaacTGATTCTTAAATGTCTCTTCCTTGATGCCTTGATCAGTCAAGTGAAGTGGACTTTCAATGCAGacagcaaacaaacacataTGCTATGTGGAGCATAGCAGTGTGCTGGAGGAATTTGCAGTCCACACTGTGAGGTGTTCTGTTCTGAAGACTCATTCTACATATAAGCATTTTGGTAGATTGCTCCAAGAACACAGAAGCATCAAAAAAGAGAAGTCTCACTGCTACTCTCAAATTTATTCTCAGACTCTTCTCAGATTTGAAGAAACTGGGGTACAGCATTACCCTTCCCATCCTAGCCGTATGCTCTAAAGTGCAAATTGGGAACATCAAGCTGCATCAAGCTCTTACTGGACTCCAGTGCTATGAGTACTGACATGCTCTGATGTAGCAAAATGAGTAAGAAGTTTAGCAGTAATACCATGATCTATCCACAATTCTGCACAAATTATGAACCATCAGGTAAGAGGTGCAAACATAAAAACCAGATGAGGTGCTTTTGAAGTGTGCAAAGATTCAGTGGAGCAAGGCATAAAGATGTGCGGTTTTATCTCTTCCCACTATGCCAGTGTTGGTAGTCTCTGTCATCTTAAATGTcataccatatatatatatatacatatatcatAATATAAAATAGTGGTTATAGTggttatattaataataattaatatgcaaacattttaaatgtgactttaaaaaaagtggGATTCTAATTCTAAAGAATCtttatgctgtgtttttttcttgaataaaacaaggttataaacaaaaatacaattatgataataataattaaaaaaactttcagatgTATCACGCTTGACCCTTACAGTGGTGTTCTTGAGGATGAAtgcttttccttttattcaGAACATTGGCAGCTCATTCCCAAGCCCTTCCCCATGCTAAAGTGGCcctgggcaagacactgaactgCACTTGGTCTCTGATGTGACCAATGGTGTGTAACTGTATGCAACTCAGAAAAAAGCAATGCATGTATAGTGTTTATAAAGAACAAGAGGCACTGTATGCGTTATATGAATGggtgaataaaaaaacacactatgTAGAACCTAAAGAGGGTCAATAAAATGCAATGCAAGTGCAGACAGTTCACTAAATACTTGATGATCAAAGGCTTTCCTTCATTCCCTGTAATGGAAGGATAAGATTTTATCTTGTAAAAGTAAGTTCCCTTGGTGGCTGTCCATGGAGAACAGCATTGTGTGCTGTCCCCTGGGGTGCTGCCTTGAGATGCTGGTACCTGAATTTCTCTAACTAATCAGGATAGCTTTGGGTAAAATAATTACAACCCTTcagaaaacactgaagaaaAACTGTGCCTCAATCATCCATGGACATTCTTTAATATACTGACCCCAAACACTTAGCCTACCTGATAAAGAAGTAACCAATAGACAAACAAGAAGCTTGTAGGTAATGAAATTGATGATCACTTTGATGTTTATTATtggaaaaataatgtttaaaaagcaTTGTTCATTGACATTTCTACTAGAGTGACTTCCATCTTCTTTGGTCATCTGTTCATACCATATCCAGACAGAAGAAACCTTGCAGTCCAAAAATATTCACTATAAACCATTATGTACTGGTCAGCTATATTTCCACCCACAGCTAAAGATATTTGTAGGAAATGGTCCTCACTGTTGCCACCATGTGTCCGACTGTGTAGCCTGAGGCCAGTGTAGCTTAGCTGTTGCATAAGGCATGCAGGAGGGGTCTCCGCTCTGATGTTTCAAAAACTAGAGCAAGGTGGTGACGCTGACGGGTCAGGCAGGCTGTGTTACATTAGCTTCATCACGTAGGGAGCTTCTAGGTGACAGAAATCCACTAATTGTAAAGCCAAGTAAAGACATGGGTGGGATCGGGAGGGCTAAatcattatttctcttttacCCACTCAAGGCTGACACCACTCGTTCAGCGCATGTTCTTTTGTTGATGTTTCCATGCAGGTCGTGTGCTTATGCAGGGCCGTATAGTGGGTGGTTACACTGCTGCACCAAATTCTATCAAATACATTGTGTCACTGCAGAGCACCAGTGGCCAACACTTCTGTGGTGGATCACTAGTCCACAGATACTGGGTTCTGACTGCAGCACACTGCAACATTGGGTAAGAATGCTATTATTTTACTATGAACTTTAAGGTGACATATTAGCTCATTTCCAACTCGTTATAGTTATTTTGGAATTGTGATAAATTAATTTGCAAGATTCACAATGCAATTAAATGAGATAGAAAAATATAAttgaattaaatcaaatcagagCCATATAAAAGCctactcttttcttttcttcttcttttttttttttgccaggttCTGAAAGTCTGATAAGGCTTGTGATTACTGCTTCGCTATCTCACAGGGGCAtggtcaaaaataaataaaaaaaataaataaaaaagcaaaactacGATAGCTGGGtcatacagaaaaatatcagggccactgaagaaataaaaaatagaattctgagaaaaaaaaaatcagaattcTAACATTAATctcacaattttattttattttttcttctaataCTCTTCCTTAGGGTCGTCATTGCTGTGTCTGATACAGATTAATAAGACAAGAATAAGAAAAGGTCACAGAAACACTAAattgaacaaaataaattcaaacacTTCCAACATTGTATAAAATGTTAATACTTGTATTACATGTGTTTTTTAAGAGTAATATGAAATTAGCTAATGTTAAACATATCAGTACAGTGACCTCCTAGACACACCAGGCATGCTTTATGCACTCCTTCACAAGTGCAGCCACTGAAGCTAATTAGATCAATTAAGCCCATGCGTGCACAATCTAACTACAACTGGAAGGCCTGTGAGGATGTAGAGAGTGGGAACATTTGCTTTGCTGGTGAATGGAAACCCAACGTATTTCTTATTCCCTACTCGAAATGAAAACCTCTGAAGTCCATCTGTATCCATGTATTCAAAAttaattctgattttatttatcaggCTGTGTTGCTGCATATCTATGTGGCAGATGTGCATGCAGGGAGATGCTGAGTGTCATTGCATCTGAAGAATATGCGACCTGTAATGGTTGTGAGAGCATCTGCATGTGAAGGGAACAAAATGTGATCCATGACAGTGACACTTGGTTCTTTtaagaatgtattttagctGTAACCATAATCCATCACTTACCAAGTCATGTTACAGCCTACAGCCAACCAGGAAATTACTTAAGTTTCATGCTGTGTTATaatgtaaccatggcaacctgTAAAAAGCGTGTATTTTATCTCAAACCATAATTGTTTTCTGATTCTActataataatatttttgcCTAACCCAACCAGGAAGTGATGAATTTGTTTTACTAAAGTGTTGTTGTGGTAGACTTGACAATTACGTCTGCTCTGATGTGGAATCGCTTGTAAGGTGTATTTACATTCTGCGTGTTGAGACAGAAGGATGGAAAtatgaaacatttaagtgtaTCACTATACAACAGATATGTTTATTAGActtactgaaaaaaatattcttatgtGACATACTTGTATGAAGAATAAATTCAAGAAATAAAGAGAGAGaagtttaaactttatttatgttctCTCTTCCAAAGTTTTACTTTGTCCTAGAGATTGACAAATTGATTGAAATGggctgctgcagcatcacctaccatattaatttaaaatatgacCTGACAGATTGTGTTAAAACTCTCCTAAAGGTAAAGAAAAACCTGTCTTTGAAATGTCTAGACTGAAAGTTACACTCCTCTGGTATTCACTGTATAAAGCCTAACTTGGCATGATGGGAGCAGATGGTCCCAACAGATGCCTCAAAGCAAATATCCGCTCTGGTAGCGTTAGGTAATGTCACAACAAGACCATCATTTGGAAGTCAAACAGCACACAGATACAGTTTTGTCAGGTGACCTTGGTGTAGCATCATCAGTGTGGGAGGGTTAAATGGAAAGACAGTGAAGTGTGGTGTTCTGTAGATCCAGGAAATTATTTTATAGTCTGAGCTCTGCCCGGTTACACTAAGCCATTGTTCCCCAGCAGGCAAACATTTCATGGTGATGACAGTCAGTGCCCGTACACATTCACAGCTGTTATTTTATACTCTGGTAATTTCTCATGTATGTTGTTTAGAAACTTAAAAGAAGAGGTTTTctctaaaacaaaaattaaaagctAATAATTAAATCTCtagccaatgatctattttgtGCTTAGTTTGTTGATGAACAGGATCTAAAATGAATAATGACTGTGTTTTAGGAAAGATCAGATGATGATAGTGGCAGGCGACTACAAAGTAAATATCTTCGAGGGTACTGAGCAGTATGCTAAACCCCACAGGCTGGTGGTCCATCCACTGTACAACAGGAGCACCAACAATGCTGACATCATGCTCATTAAGGTACTGTGTAAAGAGAAGTGTAGAGATTCAGCTGTACAGATGGTTTTATCTTTAATAAGCAATGATAATATAGTTGCAGACCTTTCCTGTTTTGTATCTATCAGGTAGTTTACAATATTTAATGCCAAAAATAGCTCCCTGACGAtgtaaagaaatgtttgaaGGCTGTAAGACCAAACAGCGCTAATTGTTTTTAGGTTAACTAacattttggtcatttttaattATAGTAATCAAATGTACCGTGtcctcttattttttttatccagttgCAGGCCCCCATGATCCTGAACAAATTTGTATCACTGGCACCTCTTCCCAGACAGGGGACAGGTGTGGTCGAAGGCCATGTGTGTCGGGTGTCTGGATGGGGCTACAATAGTTTGAGTGGAGGCCAGGTCCCTGTCACGCTCAGGACAGTCACAGTGCCCATTGTTTCAGCCGCAAGATGTAACAACAGTGACTCCTTTAACGGAAACATCACAGCAAACATGATTTGTGCTGGCCATCGGGCTGGAGGAAAAGATGCATGTAAGGTACAGACAACAAAtgcactttattattattatcttattaTCTTAAAATGATTTAGCAGCATGTACAGTAAATGGGTGTTGCCACCCAGTATAAGTCATTGTGGAAAAACTTGATTGTTTGATCCCTGAAAAGACATGAAATACACTTTGAAATTAAATCTCTGTGGTCCTGACCTTGCTTCCCAATGCATATCAGATAGCACCACATGAATGTGTCTTCATTCTCTTGCATTTTGAGCAAAACAGTTTTGGGAAGCTCATCCCTTTGAAAATATGAACCAACCATATGTCATGTTCGCATAGGTTCACCAAGCTTTAAAGAAACAGATGGAAGTCCAGATTCAAGTATATTACATATGATATTTGCAGAGATGGAAAAGCATCTCTAAATTAGAAACAACGCTGAAAATGTGACTATAGTTTTGAGATAAACTAATTTGCAGCTGCAAATAATACCATGCTTGgattcatttttttgttgttgttattgcaCAGTATGAGAGAGAAAGTTTTTTCTCAGCTTTTTGGTGtgagagaaaaattaaatgaaattcaATGTGTGATATACCAGTAGGCTATATTTTGCCTTAGGTAAAGAACTGAGTGACTaattaaaatgtgctatatttAACACAACAGTAGAAGACTTTCTAAGGGATTTTGATTAACTGTTTTAAGAGATTTGAAACTATGAAACAAAGAACTGATGGGAATTGAACACTTAACCACATTTGGTTAGTTATAAGATTTTGTGTCTCTGTTCTACTGTGAAATATTGATCATTTTCTATATAAAAAAGACACATGAATATTTCACACATGAAAAATAGGCATACATAATTAACAGATGACTATTCATAGCTGTCATGTCCACATTGTGGGTTATTGTAGTGAAAAATGATTTCATATAAAGTAAATCTGCATGTTTTCTGACAATGCAACATTTAACATAGCAAATGGTTTTTTTCAGtacataataaatcaaatttaataacTTGAAGTAATTACATTTTAAGAATAGGGTGTTGCTAGGCTTTCAGTTACAACTATATAATATTTCCATGTTTTGCCTCACATGCACAACAAACAAGTAACCTTTACGGCTGAGACATCCAACCCTCTGGATTAGTAAATGCTTTTTGAAATTGCGCCTCCAAGGCACCACTCAGACTCAACATAAGATTAAACTgaaagcttttttcttcttttgagaCACAATGTGGCATAGTAACTGATGGAGGATGTGATCTTGTGCTTGAAGGGAGACTCTGGCGGGCCGTTGGCATGCAGAGGACGGGTCTACGGGGTAGTCTCATGGGGTAACGGCTGTGGTGATGCAAAATTTCCAGGAGTCTACACAGCCGTGTCCAGATTCCGTCGCTGGATAGACCAAACCATCTATGTGTCATATCTACGCTGTTCCAAATACAGATGATGCTTAATGGGCAAATAATGAAAcctgacatttctttttaagtaatttctttttaatttctttttaagtatATAGATCAGAGATGGTTCTCTTAAAAACCTGCAGTGCTATCTCTGAAACATGGCTCTAATCATTCTTGTATAGAATGGCAATGAATCTTATACACTGATGTTATCTAGTGCTAGCACAGGTCTATGTGTCAGATACAGTTATTGTAGATTTCACTATAGTAAGCAATTTGTATTCCTAATGCTAATATAATTCCAGTAAATGTCACAGCCTGCAAGAAATTTCCCTCTTACATAATCACTCAGAGAAGATGTAAGCTTTGTGGCTTGAATGCTtcctaaatatatttatacagtgtgtgtgcgtgtgtgtgtgccagtAATTCAATAAATTAGATCATGACTTAGCTGTGTTTGAATCTGAATCTTATATTTTAGTCCAATCAAACCAGTTCCACAATTGAATATTGTGGGACTATAGTAGCAATAGAAGCAACTTGGGGATGTGTTATGTAGATGCCATTGTTGCTAAGGTGGATTCTGGGATAAATCCATGGCCACTCTTAATCCTTGGAGAGTAGGTGTGCCATAACTGCACATCCTCTCTGAATAGTTGACAACTTGAATGAGTTAGCTCTGCTACAGGCTCAGATACCATCTGTCatttcattgtgtgtgtaattatatttattcagGTTCCTCTGAGAAAGGATCGTCTATGTCTATTGCCTGTACCTGTTGTGTAAGACATTCTTTTGTGCTGTTGTTCATTTGCAAGACACAATTACAAACAGCAGACAGTACTGGGTTGAAAACTCAGGGTTTCCCCCCCCTAAGGACAAGTTTCAACAACCCAGTTGTACTACCCTCTGAGATATTAGCCCTAATGTATTACTGCAACACctataaatgttgttttatttatttattttttattcatttatatatttatttttatgagaaTTGATTAATGAGTGTGTCTGTTGTAAAACATGGTGATAAGAAGGGGCATGTCATATTTGTAATGAGTGTTCATCAACTTAGGGAGGGCATTCACTATTGGCTAAAATGTGAATAGGAATATAAATTCATTAGAAAAGCCTGGAACTTTGTCAAGACTTGCCGTTGATTCTCCTTTAAAACACAACGTTTTGCTGCTTTAATAATCAAATATAACCCAGTTAAATCCAGTTCTACAGAAACTggtgaaaacattatttattatttaggcTATGCAGAGCATTTCACCCACAAAGATATAAGGCAAATGTGTATTAATAATAAGAGTAGAAGAAGCAGAGGAAAAGcactcacaaaataaaaaaaaaatgcattttaaaaaatgtatcatTTAAATGGATCTTAGGGAGTAGGAAGCGAAAGTGCGCCATGGGGCCAAATGTCACACCAGAGCCTATGAAAATACTGCCACCCTCTGGTGAGGTCTGACTGGATATTCGTCCTCCTCCAAACCCATCGAGGCAGATGCATCACAAAATTTGAGAAATTGAAAAGTAGGCTCGATCGTTTAATGTCTCTGGTTCGTCGTGTGGTGGCAcgaaataatttctttttcttttttttctttgtttgcccCCATCTAATTTGATTCGGATTTAAGTGCCATCTTTCACTTTCAAAATCGGCAATCATTCTATTACATCTAGACCCCAGAGAGCGGAGCATTGGTAGTACCCACCACTCCAACTGGACGCTTCTGGGCTGCACCAGAAAACCCCCGTACAGCTCCCTCGTCAGGTCTCCCCGGGATCAGTGTTTTGCATCGTTCCTCAATTTGCATTTCTTCCTCAGATTTTCCGTGCGACGGGCTCAGCCGCACGAAACCAGCGGGCGCTTCACGGCAGTAACCTATAGTATGTGCGCCTCCATTTCCAAAGCAATACGCGCAGATATTTTTCCCCAGAAAAACTAAatctctggattttttttatcatgatgtTGCTGAAGCTTCAAGAACGGAGAAACTGaatacattttgatttatttctggTGCGTACCAACGGAGACAGACACGTGTCTTCGGGGTAAACAGAAAGGACTAGGTAGTACCAGCatattgcttttgtttgtttctttttatcttctttttccctttttttcgtttttttgttttgttgtttgtctcaAACGGCCACGTTCAA
Protein-coding sequences here:
- the LOC121636868 gene encoding trypsin-like isoform X3, giving the protein MNLLLCLCFVLLDLTTVHSRVLMQGRIVGGYTAAPNSIKYIVSLQSTSGQHFCGGSLVHRYWVLTAAHCNIGKDQMMIVAGDYKVNIFEGTEQYAKPHRLVVHPLYNRSTNNADIMLIKLQAPMILNKFVSLAPLPRQGTGVVEGHVCRVSGWGYNSLSGGQVPVTLRTVTVPIVSAARCNNSDSFNGNITANMICAGHRAGGKDAWRLWRAVGMQRTGLRGSLMG
- the LOC121636868 gene encoding trypsin-like isoform X1 — encoded protein: MNLLLCLCFVLLDLTTVHSRVLMQGRIVGGYTAAPNSIKYIVSLQSTSGQHFCGGSLVHRYWVLTAAHCNIGKDQMMIVAGDYKVNIFEGTEQYAKPHRLVVHPLYNRSTNNADIMLIKLQAPMILNKFVSLAPLPRQGTGVVEGHVCRVSGWGYNSLSGGQVPVTLRTVTVPIVSAARCNNSDSFNGNITANMICAGHRAGGKDACKGDSGGPLACRGRVYGVVSWGNGCGDAKFPGVYTAVSRFRRWIDQTIYVSYLRCSKYR
- the LOC121636868 gene encoding trypsin-like isoform X2; protein product: MQGRIVGGYTAAPNSIKYIVSLQSTSGQHFCGGSLVHRYWVLTAAHCNIGKDQMMIVAGDYKVNIFEGTEQYAKPHRLVVHPLYNRSTNNADIMLIKLQAPMILNKFVSLAPLPRQGTGVVEGHVCRVSGWGYNSLSGGQVPVTLRTVTVPIVSAARCNNSDSFNGNITANMICAGHRAGGKDACKGDSGGPLACRGRVYGVVSWGNGCGDAKFPGVYTAVSRFRRWIDQTIYVSYLRCSKYR